Proteins encoded within one genomic window of Rossellomorea vietnamensis:
- a CDS encoding YitT family protein, which yields MMGLRIKNILFILLGSAIFAFGLVHFNIQNKLAEGGFTGITLILYFLFDIDPSYSNLALNIPLFFLGWKLLGKKAFYYTVIGTVALSVFLWIFQRYQMTINLEGDLFLAALFAGVFIGIGLGIIFRYGGTTGGVDIIARLAHKYIGWSMGKTMFMFDAVVIGISLITYLEYREAMYTLVAVFVAARVIDFMQEGAYSARGAMIISESHEEIANVINEKMDRGVTVLRGHGSFTKQEREVLYCVVGKNEIVRLKNIITSVDPHAFVSVTVVHDVLGEGFTLDADKNPILD from the coding sequence ATGATGGGATTGCGCATTAAAAATATTTTGTTCATCTTATTAGGATCGGCTATATTTGCATTTGGACTTGTACATTTTAATATCCAAAATAAACTGGCTGAAGGTGGATTCACGGGAATAACGCTCATTCTTTATTTCTTATTTGATATTGATCCGTCGTACTCCAACCTAGCCTTAAATATACCCCTATTCTTTCTGGGATGGAAGCTCCTCGGGAAGAAAGCTTTCTATTATACTGTGATAGGGACTGTCGCTCTATCCGTATTTCTATGGATTTTCCAACGGTATCAAATGACCATTAACCTGGAAGGGGATCTTTTTCTCGCAGCCTTATTTGCAGGTGTTTTCATTGGAATTGGACTGGGGATCATCTTCAGATACGGAGGTACGACAGGCGGGGTGGATATCATCGCACGGCTTGCCCATAAGTACATAGGCTGGAGCATGGGAAAGACGATGTTCATGTTTGATGCCGTCGTCATCGGCATCTCTCTCATTACGTATTTGGAATACCGGGAAGCGATGTACACGCTGGTGGCTGTATTCGTTGCTGCAAGGGTCATCGATTTCATGCAGGAAGGTGCTTATTCTGCCAGGGGCGCCATGATCATTTCAGAAAGCCATGAAGAAATCGCCAATGTCATCAATGAGAAAATGGACCGGGGAGTGACCGTATTAAGAGGCCACGGCTCATTTACAAAACAAGAACGGGAAGTGCTTTACTGTGTAGTCGGGAAAAATGAAATCGTGAGACTGAAAAACATCATCACAAGCGTCGATCCTCACGCCTTTGTATCCGTTACTGTGGTCCATGACGTTCTCGGCGAAGGATTCACACTTGATGCAGATAAAAACCCTATACTGGACTAG
- the panC gene encoding pantoate--beta-alanine ligase, whose translation MNVISKINDLRLTIDHLKNTGKTIGFVPTMGFLHEGHLTLAKEARTNNEVVVMSIFVNPLQFGPNEDFDRYPRDVERDTELARMSGVDILFIPDVADMYPGKQSITMNVEERVDVLCGRKREGHFDGVVTVLTKLFHLVQPTRAYFGQKDAQQVAVVEGLVSDYFFPIEIIRVPTVREEDGLAKSSRNVYLSQDERQVAPFLYESLQEARKRIEEGERSPSFLTGMISKIIQENTSGTIDYVEVYSYPEFRELKRLEGDIIIAVAVQFQQARLIDNIIISVQPEEDYYV comes from the coding sequence ATGAATGTCATATCCAAAATAAACGATTTGAGATTAACGATAGATCATTTGAAAAATACGGGGAAAACGATAGGGTTTGTCCCTACAATGGGCTTTCTTCATGAGGGGCATCTGACCTTGGCGAAGGAAGCAAGGACCAACAATGAAGTCGTTGTGATGAGTATTTTTGTGAACCCCCTGCAATTCGGGCCGAATGAAGATTTTGACCGCTATCCCCGTGATGTGGAGAGGGATACGGAGTTAGCAAGGATGTCGGGGGTTGATATTCTTTTCATTCCTGACGTGGCTGACATGTACCCGGGGAAGCAGTCAATCACGATGAACGTGGAGGAGCGTGTGGATGTACTGTGCGGCCGTAAGCGGGAAGGTCATTTTGACGGGGTTGTGACGGTCCTGACGAAATTATTTCATCTTGTACAGCCTACGAGGGCTTACTTTGGCCAGAAGGATGCCCAACAAGTTGCTGTGGTGGAAGGCTTGGTGAGCGATTATTTCTTTCCGATTGAAATCATCCGGGTCCCTACTGTCAGGGAAGAGGATGGACTGGCCAAGAGTTCAAGGAATGTCTATCTGTCACAAGACGAAAGACAAGTTGCCCCTTTCCTTTATGAAAGTTTGCAAGAAGCGCGTAAAAGGATTGAAGAGGGAGAGAGAAGTCCTTCTTTCCTTACGGGGATGATTTCTAAAATCATACAAGAAAACACTTCTGGTACCATCGATTATGTAGAAGTGTATTCATACCCGGAGTTTCGTGAACTGAAGCGGCTTGAAGGTGACATCATCATAGCTGTAGCCGTTCAATTTCAACAGGCCAGATTAATAGATAATATAATCATCAGTGTACAACCGGAGGAGGATTACTATGTTTAG
- a CDS encoding biotin--[acetyl-CoA-carboxylase] ligase, translated as MQSTIRKKVLQALFESDQEFLSGQALADIAGCSRTAIWKHIEELRKEGFVLEAVRKKGYRIIETPDSVTESKIRLGLQTRTLGTMIHYEESVLSTQRIAHTLASDGAEEGTLVIADEQTAGRGRLMREWHSSKGTGIWMSLILKPHLPPQKAPQFTLIAAVAVVQAIEEVTGLHPQIKWPNDILINGKKVTGILTELQAESDKINSIIIGIGMNVNQTKDHFPDEIQKIATSLSIEEGRTLSRSVIVQRLLERIEALYSLYMKEGFTPIKLLWESYAISIGKKIRARTINGTIEGRALGITDEGVLKIEDSGGTIHQIYSADIEVNV; from the coding sequence ATGCAATCGACTATAAGAAAAAAAGTCCTCCAGGCATTATTCGAATCGGATCAGGAATTTTTATCGGGACAAGCACTTGCTGATATAGCGGGTTGTTCGCGCACAGCGATTTGGAAGCATATCGAAGAGCTCCGTAAAGAAGGTTTCGTATTGGAAGCTGTGAGGAAAAAGGGATACCGGATCATCGAGACGCCTGATAGTGTCACAGAAAGTAAAATACGTTTAGGCCTTCAAACCCGGACGTTAGGGACTATGATCCACTATGAAGAATCTGTTCTAAGCACCCAGCGAATCGCTCATACCCTTGCAAGTGATGGAGCGGAAGAAGGTACATTGGTCATCGCAGACGAACAGACGGCCGGACGGGGCAGATTGATGAGGGAGTGGCATTCCTCGAAGGGTACTGGAATTTGGATGAGCCTAATCTTAAAGCCGCACCTTCCGCCTCAAAAGGCCCCACAATTCACACTCATTGCAGCCGTGGCCGTAGTCCAGGCAATCGAGGAGGTTACCGGTCTCCATCCCCAGATCAAATGGCCAAACGATATACTCATCAATGGGAAAAAGGTGACGGGTATCCTGACGGAACTTCAGGCTGAATCGGATAAAATCAATTCCATCATTATCGGGATCGGGATGAATGTCAACCAGACGAAAGACCATTTCCCCGACGAGATTCAAAAGATCGCAACCTCGCTGTCCATCGAAGAAGGACGTACCTTATCGAGATCTGTCATTGTTCAGAGGTTATTGGAACGGATAGAGGCGTTGTATTCACTGTACATGAAAGAAGGATTCACACCAATCAAGCTTTTATGGGAAAGCTACGCCATCAGTATCGGGAAGAAGATCCGGGCAAGGACCATCAATGGAACCATTGAAGGAAGGGCACTCGGGATCACGGATGAGGGTGTATTGAAGATCGAAGACTCAGGTGGGACGATCCATCAGATCTACTCCGCCGATATTGAAGTGAATGTTTAA
- the dapB gene encoding 4-hydroxy-tetrahydrodipicolinate reductase — MEQINITIAGPRGRMGKEAVQLVKDTEHFTLISVIDHKKEAELDVPVYTDIEECFQDEAPHVLIDLTTPEVGYHHTKTALEYGVRPVVGTTGFSRDELEELKELAESKSLGCIIAPNFAIGAVLMMKFSQMAAKYFDDVEIIELHHDRKLDAPSGTAVKTAEMIREVRQSKEQGHPDEKETHSGARGANVDGMHIHSVRLPGLIAHQQVMLGAEGQTLTIRHDSFHRGSFMSGVKVSVDTVMKLDTLVYGLENILD; from the coding sequence ATGGAGCAAATTAACATCACGATTGCAGGACCAAGAGGAAGAATGGGCAAGGAAGCGGTTCAATTGGTGAAGGACACCGAGCATTTTACTCTTATCAGCGTAATCGATCATAAAAAGGAAGCCGAACTGGATGTACCGGTGTATACAGATATAGAGGAATGCTTTCAAGATGAAGCGCCACATGTGTTGATTGACTTGACGACGCCTGAAGTCGGGTATCATCATACGAAAACGGCCCTTGAGTATGGGGTCAGACCGGTTGTCGGGACAACGGGTTTTTCTCGGGATGAACTGGAAGAATTGAAGGAACTGGCAGAATCCAAGTCACTTGGATGTATCATTGCTCCCAATTTTGCGATTGGAGCCGTTCTTATGATGAAATTCTCTCAAATGGCTGCAAAATATTTCGATGATGTGGAAATCATTGAATTGCATCATGATCGAAAATTGGATGCACCATCGGGTACGGCCGTGAAAACAGCGGAAATGATAAGGGAAGTAAGGCAATCGAAGGAACAGGGTCACCCTGATGAAAAGGAAACACATAGCGGTGCCAGGGGAGCGAATGTAGATGGGATGCATATTCACAGTGTCCGCCTTCCGGGTCTCATCGCACATCAGCAGGTGATGTTGGGAGCAGAGGGACAAACATTGACGATACGCCATGATTCTTTTCACAGAGGAAGTTTCATGTCTGGTGTGAAGGTTTCAGTGGACACGGTCATGAAACTGGACACATTAGTGTATGGACTTGAAAATATTTTAGACTAA
- the panD gene encoding aspartate 1-decarboxylase — MFRTMMSGKIHRATVTEANLEYVGSITIDKDILDAVGMMANEKVQIVNNNNGARLETYIIPGERGSGVICLNGAAARLVQKGDIVIIISYKLVAEEMVHDHIPKVAIMGENNRVIDMIGTEPEATIL; from the coding sequence ATGTTTAGAACGATGATGAGTGGAAAAATTCATAGAGCGACGGTAACCGAAGCAAACCTTGAGTACGTCGGGAGCATTACCATCGATAAGGATATTCTCGATGCAGTCGGAATGATGGCAAATGAAAAGGTTCAGATTGTCAACAACAATAACGGTGCCCGCCTGGAAACCTATATCATACCGGGGGAAAGAGGTAGCGGCGTCATCTGTCTGAACGGTGCGGCTGCAAGGCTCGTGCAAAAAGGGGATATCGTCATCATCATTTCGTATAAACTGGTTGCTGAGGAGATGGTTCATGACCATATTCCAAAAGTGGCGATCATGGGGGAAAACAACCGGGTGATCGATATGATCGGAACGGAACCGGAAGCGACAATACTATAA
- the ypjB gene encoding sporulation protein YpjB, with translation MKLIQFFITLFLFLILVPHPLIAVESPSPINELDDLSDQALQMTKAGRYEEAKHLLVYFSEEFASLSAQQSFSMDELRILTISHNLALESINQTSLALEQKVNAVTKFRLVMDALNSQHQPLWVEMEDPIMEAFNGVKVAAESGNVDEYQTTLNVFLSKYNIIQPSIKLDVPVERAQSLDARITYLDHYRQDVLEGEQTMSELTALETDLQKLFENMTEDEADPSLWWVIISTGSIIVSTLSYVGWRKYKGQGEMKKSERQKN, from the coding sequence ATGAAATTAATCCAATTTTTTATCACGCTTTTCTTATTTCTCATTTTAGTACCTCACCCATTAATCGCTGTAGAATCTCCGTCTCCAATCAACGAGCTTGATGATCTATCGGATCAGGCTTTACAGATGACAAAGGCCGGCCGATATGAAGAAGCCAAGCATCTATTGGTTTATTTCTCCGAGGAATTTGCCTCTTTGAGTGCCCAGCAGTCCTTCTCGATGGATGAGCTTAGAATCCTTACCATTTCACATAATCTTGCATTGGAAAGTATCAACCAAACCTCCCTGGCCCTTGAGCAAAAGGTGAATGCCGTTACGAAGTTCCGCCTGGTGATGGATGCATTAAACAGTCAGCATCAGCCTTTATGGGTTGAAATGGAGGACCCGATCATGGAGGCCTTTAATGGTGTCAAGGTTGCGGCGGAAAGTGGAAACGTTGATGAATACCAAACGACATTGAATGTATTTTTATCAAAATATAATATCATACAGCCGAGTATTAAATTAGATGTTCCAGTTGAACGGGCTCAATCCCTGGATGCGCGGATCACCTACTTGGATCATTATCGACAGGACGTGCTGGAAGGGGAGCAAACGATGAGCGAGCTTACCGCTTTGGAAACGGATCTCCAAAAACTATTCGAGAACATGACAGAGGATGAAGCAGATCCTTCTCTTTGGTGGGTCATTATATCCACGGGAAGTATCATTGTTTCTACATTATCTTATGTAGGTTGGAGAAAATATAAGGGACAGGGTGAAATGAAAAAGTCCGAACGGCAAAAAAATTGA
- a CDS encoding zinc metallopeptidase gives MAGFLIYFLLIALIPIGAQMRVKSTFKKYSRVATTSGMTGREMARRILDENGLHNVKVVEGRGFLSDHYNPMTKTVALSPDNYHGHSVAGAAVAAHEVGHAIQDAESYAFLRFRHALVPVANIGSNMSWIFLMIGIFTQLSGMFLLGIILMAAGVVFQLITLPVEFNASSRAMNQIVSLGLIRNEEERHARKVLNAAAMTYVAAAAVAIIELLRLVLIFTGMNGDD, from the coding sequence ATGGCAGGATTTTTGATTTACTTTTTACTGATTGCTCTTATTCCAATTGGGGCACAGATGCGTGTAAAGAGTACGTTTAAGAAATATTCAAGAGTGGCCACCACTTCGGGTATGACCGGAAGGGAAATGGCAAGAAGGATTCTGGACGAAAATGGTTTGCACAATGTGAAGGTAGTGGAAGGCAGGGGATTCCTGAGTGATCACTACAACCCTATGACCAAGACGGTCGCGTTATCACCTGATAACTACCACGGGCACTCCGTAGCCGGGGCCGCAGTGGCTGCCCATGAAGTAGGCCACGCCATACAGGACGCTGAAAGCTATGCGTTTCTCCGTTTCCGCCATGCTCTCGTACCGGTCGCGAATATCGGTTCAAATATGTCCTGGATTTTCTTGATGATCGGTATTTTTACTCAATTATCGGGTATGTTCCTGCTCGGGATCATTTTAATGGCGGCAGGGGTTGTGTTCCAATTGATCACACTTCCTGTTGAGTTCAATGCTTCCTCCAGGGCGATGAATCAAATCGTCTCCCTTGGGCTGATCCGCAATGAAGAAGAGCGTCATGCCAGAAAAGTGCTGAACGCAGCAGCAATGACATATGTAGCCGCTGCAGCAGTCGCAATCATTGAACTGTTAAGACTGGTACTTATTTTCACCGGGATGAATGGTGACGATTAA
- a CDS encoding nucleotide pyrophosphohydrolase has product MSNGEDLANMIGDNEGVRLLMDKNKTMNQLQKEVDQYISQFKEGYFSPLAMVARLTEELGELAREVNHYHGEKPKKHTEKENTIEEELGDLLFVVICLANSLDISLEEAHNTVMHKFNTRDKDRWTRIESGDEDGAN; this is encoded by the coding sequence TTGTCAAACGGGGAGGATTTAGCTAACATGATAGGAGATAATGAAGGAGTGAGGCTTCTTATGGATAAAAATAAAACAATGAATCAATTGCAAAAAGAAGTGGACCAATACATAAGTCAATTCAAAGAGGGTTATTTCAGTCCATTGGCGATGGTAGCACGTTTGACCGAGGAGCTTGGTGAATTAGCGAGAGAAGTGAATCATTACCATGGCGAAAAACCAAAGAAACATACAGAAAAAGAAAACACGATTGAAGAAGAGCTGGGGGATCTGTTGTTTGTCGTCATCTGTTTGGCCAACTCCCTGGATATCAGCCTTGAAGAAGCCCATAATACGGTGATGCATAAGTTTAATACTAGAGATAAAGATCGTTGGACCAGAATCGAAAGTGGGGATGAAGATGGAGCAAATTAA
- the panB gene encoding 3-methyl-2-oxobutanoate hydroxymethyltransferase, whose amino-acid sequence MKQTTDFLKMKNGKEKIAMVTAYDYPSAKVAEESGIDVILVGDSLGMVVLGYDSTVPVTVFDMIHHTKAVKRGASNTFIVTDMPFMSYHLSREETLKTAADILQQGGAHAVKVEGGAHVIDRIRDLTSAGIPVVAHLGLTPQSVGILGGYKVQGKTADTAKKLIEDSMKCEEAGAFALVLECVPKQIAREISEALTIPTIGIGAGVDTDGQVLVFHDLVTYGVNRVPKFVKQFGNASEIMHDSLKNYIDEVKDSSFPTDEHSFTMRDEELHSLYGGLKK is encoded by the coding sequence ATGAAACAAACAACAGATTTTCTTAAGATGAAGAATGGAAAAGAAAAGATTGCCATGGTTACAGCCTATGATTATCCAAGTGCGAAAGTAGCCGAGGAATCGGGAATCGATGTCATTCTTGTGGGAGACAGTCTGGGCATGGTCGTATTAGGATATGACTCTACGGTACCTGTAACGGTATTTGATATGATCCATCATACGAAAGCCGTAAAAAGAGGGGCATCGAATACGTTTATCGTGACCGATATGCCTTTTATGTCTTACCACCTATCTAGGGAAGAAACACTTAAAACAGCTGCGGACATCCTTCAACAAGGTGGGGCCCATGCCGTAAAGGTCGAGGGAGGCGCCCACGTCATCGATCGAATAAGGGACCTTACAAGTGCGGGAATTCCCGTGGTGGCCCATTTAGGATTGACTCCTCAATCTGTTGGGATACTTGGAGGATATAAAGTTCAGGGGAAGACGGCCGATACAGCGAAGAAGTTGATTGAAGATAGCATGAAATGTGAAGAAGCCGGTGCCTTTGCCCTGGTACTGGAATGCGTACCGAAACAAATCGCAAGGGAGATATCAGAAGCCTTGACGATTCCGACGATCGGCATCGGTGCCGGGGTGGATACAGACGGTCAGGTATTGGTATTCCATGACCTTGTGACATATGGTGTGAACCGCGTGCCTAAGTTTGTCAAACAATTTGGGAATGCATCCGAGATCATGCATGACAGCCTTAAAAACTATATTGATGAAGTAAAGGACAGTAGCTTTCCGACAGATGAACATTCTTTCACTATGCGGGATGAAGAACTTCATTCTCTCTATGGCGGGTTGAAAAAATGA
- a CDS encoding CCA tRNA nucleotidyltransferase — MLPTIFQQAVPVLKKLEKAGFEAYFVGGSVRDYLLGRTINDVDIATSAYPEEVKAVFPKTVDIGIEHGTVLVLEEGREYEITTFRTESSYTDYRRPDKVEFIRSLDGDLKRRDFTMNSMAMDGDGTIIDPYHGREDIQNGLIRTVGSPEMRFTEDALRMMRAVRFVSQLGFNLESTTLISLSDHSKLLAHIAVERKTMEFEKTLAGRWKREGLNLLVDTGLYKELPFLSGYRTQLKAFADLPGLDSLNKDQAWLVLLTYIGEEDMQAFLKGWRLPTKMIRLRSKELDILKERHTGWTKTLLYRAGLDAALNVEKVYGCLEPSSDFSVERVMEQYRKLAISSRQELDVTGTDLMVWADQKGGPWVKERLLEIESAIINETISNDKEEIRRWLVTCNRL, encoded by the coding sequence ATGTTACCAACTATATTCCAACAGGCTGTTCCGGTGTTGAAAAAGCTTGAGAAGGCAGGATTCGAAGCCTATTTCGTTGGAGGATCTGTCCGGGATTACCTACTTGGCAGAACGATCAATGACGTAGACATCGCCACTTCTGCCTATCCGGAAGAGGTGAAAGCGGTTTTCCCTAAAACGGTTGATATCGGTATCGAGCATGGAACGGTCCTCGTATTGGAAGAGGGCAGGGAATATGAAATCACCACGTTCAGAACCGAGTCTTCCTATACGGATTATAGAAGGCCCGATAAGGTAGAATTTATCCGTTCACTCGACGGGGACCTGAAACGCCGGGATTTCACCATGAACAGCATGGCCATGGACGGGGATGGCACAATCATTGATCCTTATCATGGAAGAGAAGATATACAGAATGGGTTGATTCGGACCGTGGGCTCACCGGAGATGAGGTTTACCGAGGATGCCTTGCGTATGATGAGGGCAGTACGGTTTGTCAGTCAGCTCGGCTTCAATCTCGAATCAACCACTTTAATCAGCTTAAGTGACCACTCGAAACTGCTCGCGCATATAGCAGTTGAACGAAAAACGATGGAATTTGAGAAAACTCTGGCTGGCCGATGGAAGCGAGAAGGGCTGAATCTCCTTGTAGATACCGGTTTGTATAAGGAGCTTCCCTTTCTGAGTGGATATCGCACACAGCTCAAAGCGTTCGCAGATCTCCCCGGTTTGGATTCTTTAAATAAAGATCAAGCATGGCTGGTCTTACTGACTTATATAGGGGAGGAAGATATGCAGGCCTTTCTGAAAGGGTGGAGACTTCCTACCAAAATGATCAGGCTCCGTTCCAAGGAGCTCGATATTTTAAAGGAACGTCACACCGGATGGACAAAGACATTATTATATCGTGCCGGGCTCGATGCAGCTCTCAATGTTGAAAAGGTATACGGATGCCTGGAACCTTCATCAGACTTTTCGGTGGAAAGAGTGATGGAGCAATATCGTAAGCTCGCAATCTCGTCCAGGCAAGAACTCGATGTTACAGGCACGGACTTAATGGTTTGGGCTGATCAAAAGGGTGGTCCATGGGTGAAAGAACGATTATTGGAAATTGAATCAGCTATCATCAATGAGACGATATCCAATGATAAAGAAGAGATAAGGAGGTGGCTCGTAACATGCAATCGACTATAA
- the bshB1 gene encoding bacillithiol biosynthesis deacetylase BshB1, whose product MGGTLAKYAAEGKKIVICDITEAELSSNGTVSLRKEEALRAADILGAYKRVTLDIPDRGIYITDENIGKVVNLIRTYKPKAIFAPFDQDRHPDHGNASRLVKEAFFSAGIRKFLSETPVHKTAHLYFYMINGFHKPQFVVDIEPYMQAKIASLQAYGSQFSKGSDGVSTPLTEGYIEAVEARESMMGKVAGLRYAEGFFSYNTLILHHDLLGD is encoded by the coding sequence ATGGGGGGAACATTGGCGAAATATGCAGCTGAGGGTAAGAAGATTGTTATCTGCGATATAACAGAGGCAGAGCTGTCCTCGAATGGGACGGTTTCTTTGCGAAAAGAGGAAGCGCTGCGGGCAGCAGACATATTAGGTGCATATAAGAGGGTGACCCTTGATATACCCGATCGGGGAATATACATAACGGACGAAAACATCGGGAAAGTCGTCAACTTGATTAGAACGTATAAACCGAAAGCGATATTTGCTCCCTTTGATCAAGATCGCCATCCTGATCACGGAAATGCTTCCCGGCTGGTGAAAGAGGCGTTTTTCTCTGCGGGAATCCGGAAGTTTCTTTCTGAAACCCCGGTTCATAAAACGGCTCATCTCTATTTCTATATGATCAATGGGTTTCATAAACCTCAATTTGTAGTGGATATCGAGCCGTATATGCAAGCGAAGATTGCGAGCCTTCAAGCATATGGAAGCCAATTCTCCAAAGGATCCGACGGGGTGTCGACTCCTTTAACAGAAGGTTACATCGAAGCGGTCGAAGCAAGGGAGAGCATGATGGGGAAAGTTGCCGGACTCCGCTATGCAGAAGGATTCTTTTCCTATAATACCCTTATCTTGCATCATGATTTGTTAGGAGATTAA
- the bshA gene encoding N-acetyl-alpha-D-glucosaminyl L-malate synthase BshA, with the protein MKKLKIGITCYPTVGGSGVVATELGKLLAEKGHEIHFITSSIPFRLNKMYHNIYFHQVEVSQYSVFQYPPYDIALANKMAEITERENLDILHVHYAIPHAVCAILGKQMSGKDVKIVTTLHGTDITVLGYDPSLTGAIRFGIEKSDVVTAVSTALVKQTHDLIQPDKEIQTVYNFIDERVYRKVDSRHLRSQYGIKDDEKVIIHVSNFRGVKRVTDVVASFNLIQKEIPSKLLLVGDGPEMTLICKQVTELGLEDMVLFLGKQDNLEELYSISDIKLLLSEKESFGLVALEAMACGVPSIGTNVGGIPEVIEDGYNGFICEIGNVKQISDRALQLLKDDGLHSELSKNALHTARSTFHSSKIVEQYEQIYKNLL; encoded by the coding sequence ATGAAGAAGTTGAAGATAGGAATCACCTGCTATCCCACGGTCGGAGGATCAGGGGTAGTAGCAACGGAGCTCGGGAAATTACTGGCTGAGAAAGGCCATGAAATCCATTTTATTACCTCGAGCATCCCGTTCAGATTGAACAAAATGTATCATAATATTTATTTTCATCAAGTGGAAGTGAGTCAATATTCAGTCTTTCAATATCCTCCATATGATATTGCTCTGGCAAATAAGATGGCGGAAATCACGGAGCGGGAAAACCTGGATATCCTCCATGTTCATTATGCAATCCCCCACGCTGTCTGTGCCATATTGGGGAAACAGATGTCCGGGAAGGACGTGAAGATCGTCACCACATTACACGGGACGGATATTACGGTTCTTGGGTACGATCCATCTCTGACAGGGGCCATTCGCTTCGGCATTGAAAAGTCGGATGTCGTGACGGCGGTGTCTACCGCTTTAGTCAAACAGACCCATGATTTGATCCAGCCTGATAAAGAGATCCAGACGGTTTATAACTTCATTGATGAGAGGGTGTACAGGAAAGTGGATTCCCGTCATCTGAGAAGCCAATATGGAATCAAGGATGATGAAAAAGTCATCATTCACGTATCGAACTTCCGTGGTGTGAAAAGGGTGACCGATGTGGTCGCTTCCTTCAACCTCATCCAGAAGGAGATCCCATCCAAGCTTCTCCTTGTAGGGGACGGACCTGAAATGACACTCATATGTAAGCAGGTAACGGAGCTTGGATTAGAAGATATGGTCTTATTCCTTGGGAAGCAGGATAATCTGGAAGAACTTTATTCGATCAGTGATATTAAACTATTACTTTCAGAAAAAGAGAGCTTCGGGTTAGTCGCACTCGAGGCGATGGCTTGTGGCGTTCCGAGCATCGGTACGAATGTAGGCGGCATCCCTGAAGTGATCGAAGATGGATACAACGGCTTTATTTGTGAAATCGGAAACGTCAAACAAATTTCCGACAGGGCGCTGCAATTGCTGAAGGATGATGGGCTCCACAGTGAATTATCGAAGAATGCCCTTCATACGGCCCGGTCGACATTTCACTCGAGCAAAATAGTCGAGCAGTATGAACAAATCTATAAGAATCTTTTGTGA
- the mgsA gene encoding methylglyoxal synthase: MNIALIAHDKKKDDLIRFVLAYKSIIEKHTLFATGTTGKRIGEETGLSVHRFRSGPLGGDQEIGSYIANDKMDLILFFRDPLTAQPHEPDVSALIRLCDVYSVPLATNMGTAEVLVRGLDRGDIAWRSIVKEKEE, from the coding sequence ATGAATATTGCACTGATTGCTCATGATAAGAAAAAAGACGATCTTATTCGTTTTGTGCTCGCATACAAGTCAATCATAGAGAAACACACTCTCTTTGCTACTGGGACAACGGGAAAAAGAATCGGGGAAGAAACGGGTTTATCCGTCCATCGATTCCGTTCAGGCCCATTGGGAGGAGACCAGGAGATAGGATCATACATTGCCAATGATAAAATGGACCTTATCCTCTTCTTCCGGGATCCCCTGACGGCACAGCCCCATGAACCTGATGTATCGGCTCTGATCAGGCTCTGTGATGTGTACTCAGTACCCCTTGCGACCAATATGGGGACCGCTGAAGTGCTGGTAAGAGGTCTTGACAGAGGGGATATTGCGTGGCGGAGTATAGTGAAGGAAAAGGAGGAGTAA